The Couchioplanes caeruleus nucleotide sequence CGCGTTGACCTCGACGGCGCCGGTCCAGTCGTCGGCGCTGAATGTCTGGTCACGGCGGATCGTGCCGGGGCGGTGGTCGGCGAACAGCAGGGCGAGTGCGTAGGGGGCGATCGGGTCACGCCGACGGCGCTGCCACGCGTATTCGGCGTGCCGGGCATTGAAGGTGAGCATTCGTCGCAGCGCTGTGGAGACGATGTCGTACTGGTAGCCGAGCGCCTGCATGTGCTCGAGCTGTATCTGCGCTGAAGTCTTGCGGGGCCCGGGCCCGGACGCGGTCTGCGATGGGCGCTGCGGGTCGGTCATGGCGTTCACAGCTTCAGCCCCACGATCCGCGGATCGCGTACTTGGAGAGGGTCCACCTGGCGGTGGCCGAGCTGCGCGTACACCTCGGGCCGGTGCTGTTTGAGCGACCGGCCGCGGGCGACGAACACAGTGACGATGACGGCCAGTAGCGGGCCGCCGATGAGCAGGGGCAGGGGGGAGCCGTCGGGCAGGCCGAGCATCATCGGCAGGTTGGACAGCACGAACACCAACGTGAGCACGCCGGTGACGCCGCCGGCACCAGGGAGCAGTTGACGCACCCACACTGATTCCCGGCCGGCGCCTTTGCCGAAGAACGAGATAGCCGACCACGACGACAGCATCAGCAGGCCGAGGATGCAGACAGCGCCGATGCTCGACAGCCACACGAACATCACCGTCATCGGGTCAATACCGCTGATCACGAATCCGCCAAGTACAACTCCGGAGATCGCGGCCTGTGTCAATGACCCGCCTCGCGGGGCACCACCCTTGGCGCCAGGGGTGATCGAAGCCAACGCCGTGGGCAGCACACCGTCGTCGGCCAGGGCAAACAGGTAGCGGGCGACGATGCCGTGAAACGCCGACATCGCGGCCAGCACACTGGTGACCAGCAGCAGAGTGCCCAAGCCGCCGATCCCGGGCCCCCATGTGTTGGCCAGGATCGTCATGGGCTCGTCCACCGCCGCCCCGGCTTCCAATCGGGTCGGTCCTACCACGGCGGCGTAAGCCCAGGAGGTCAGCGCGTAGAGACCGCCGAGCAGCCCATACGCGGCGAACGTGGCGATCACGATGGTGAGGGTCGAACGGGCCTCGTCACCGAAGGCGGGCAGGCTTTCCGCACCGGCGAACGCCGCGACGGCGAAGACCAGCGCCCCGGCGCCGCCCCCGGCGACAAAGAGCTCCGACGGTACGAACCCGTCGAACGTGATGCCTTGGGCCGGGTTGGCCAGGGCGGCGACGTCGAACGCCAGCACGATGCCGACCTCGCACGCGAGCAGCACGCCGAAGAGCTTCGCGTTAGCGGCGCCGGGATACTGGCCCAGCAGCAGCACGATCAGCCATCCCGCTGCAGCCCACATCCACCACGACCCGATACCGGTCATCGCCGCGATGCTGGTGCCCAGCAGGGCATACAGAGAGATTTGCAGGGTGTTGTAGCCGAGCAGGGCGACCCCGGCGGCGGCCAGACCCCAGCCCGGGCCGAGACCGCGGGCAAGCTGGGCGTAGAACGGTGCACCGTGCGGGACGTGCCGGGACACGGCAACGTAACCGACGCCTAGCAACGCCAGCACCAGCGTGACGATCACGAATGACAGCGGGACGCCTTGCACCCCGGATTGGGCATAGGTGGCGGGGATACCACCGTTGAGGACCGTCTGCGGCGACGACGCGACGGCCGCCACCCCGATCAGCGCGCCGGCGCCCATGGTGCGCCGCGCCAACGTCACCGGCCCGGTCACGCCCCCGCCCCCGTTCGCAGCGCTGCGGGCCGCATGGCCGCACCGGTGCCCGAGCCGGCGGCGGCGCCACGACGGGCGTCGCTGCGGCTGGCCGGGTGTGCTGGCCTGGGGGTGGCCGCGCTGAAGTTGCCGGCGCCGGTCGAGGAAGGGGTGGGGTGTCGTGCAGGTCGGTCGTAGGTGCCGATGCCCATCATGGGTCGGTGTCGCCTCTCATCATCAAGGGGGTGAAGAAGGGGTTGGTGCGCGGGACGCCTCTGACGCTGGGGAAGGTCAAAGGCGCCCCGCCGTGGTCACCCGGTGGACGCGGGTGTGCCCAGGGCCAGCCGGGCACACGGCCGGGTGACCGGTTGGTGCCTCGCCCGCCGCACCGCCCAGTGCGGCAGATGCTGCGGGCGAGGTGTCGACGCGCCGTGGGCCGCCGCAGGTCCGTCGCGTGCAGGTCAGCGCCGGCTACTTGCTGACCTCGTGTCAGATCTGCGGTAGCGGTCAGGGCGCGAAGGTCCGCTGCATGGGATAGACCGGCGGGCCGCCGTGGCCGGTGATCGGCGTTCCGTGGTCGGTGTAGCCGAGCCGGGCATACAGGGCCCGGTTGCGCGGATCGTTGGCTTCCAGGTAGGCCGGCGTACCGGCGACGCGCAGGGTTTTGTGGTGCTTGATGACCAGCGCGGTCCCGATGCCTTTGCTCTGATCGCCGGGTGCGACACCGAGGTAAGCCAGGTAGTGGTGCGGCTCTTGGGGCCGGCGCGCGTGCAGCAGTTGCTCGAGTCGGCCGAGCCGGCGCAGGCTCTCCGGACCGGCTTCGAGGCTCTGGGCGTCGAGAACCTCGTGTGCCTTGAGCCCGGCCGTGGTGCGCGGGTACCAGAGCGCGACGCCGACGATGCGGTTGTCAGTGATGGCCAGATGCACGGTGCCGGTCTCTGCGGCGAGGGCGACCATGGCCGCGAAGTACGGGCCGAGCTGCGCGGCGCGCGCAGCTGGGTCGGGTTCGGCCCAGCAGACCACCGGGCTGTTGCCGAAAGCGGCGGTGAGGACCTCGGCTGCAGCCGGACGGTCGAGTGGGTGGGCGTCGCGTAGGACGAGATTCGCAAGTCCGTTCATGGCAATCATTTGGCCTTTCCAAGAAGCTGCGGTACGTGGCGAAGAAGCGTCACCGGTTGACCGGTGACGGCGAAGGACTCGATTTGGGATCCGACTGGCGTCCCTGCCCGATCGGGATCGCGTCGGGCTGGGCACGGCTCCGGTCCCCCAGGCCGATGACGGCGTAGACGTGCGGGCGGTGCCGGCGCAGGTGCAGCGCCCAGCAGATGCCGGCCGACGCGACCGTGGCGTAGACAAGGGGCGCGGACCAGATCTTGACCGGGTTGGTGGTGCCGAGCAGGTCACCGAAGAACGCGACACAGACCGCGGCGATCACCGTCAGCAGGACCGTGGAGGTGAGCGGAGCAATCCGGCGCTGCCATAGGGTTTCGCCGTGCGGGTTGTGGCGGAAGTAGCGGATGACCGCGGCCCCTGTCAGGCACATCATGATCAGGACACCGAGGCCACCGGCGGTAGTGCCGAAGAAGAACAGATCCTGCACCGGGTCCAACCCCAGCAAGCCCGCCGCGACGAGCACGACGAACGCGATCGTGGACTGCGTTAGGGAGGCGGCGGCGGGGACGTCGTCGCTGCGGGTGATCGCCAGCCAGCTGGGCAGCACTCCTTCGCGCGCCAGGGTGAGGGTGTAGCGGCCGATGGTGGAGTGGAAGGCCAGGATCGCGGCGAACAGACTGGTGGTGAACAGCACCAGCGCGGCGGTCATCACCACCACTGGCACGTGCGGTGCGGCGAGGTAGAAGAACAGGTCGCTGGGGTGCTGGGCGGCGATGCCGATGATCCGGTCTGGGCCGGCGATCACGGTCATCGCCCATGCCGACCCGCCGTACAACAGGGCGACGATCAGCAGGATCCAGCCGATGGCTCGCCGCACCGTGGTTCTCGGGTCCACGGCCAGCGGCGCGAACGCGAGCGGAACCTCGAAGCCGACCAGGCCGGTGATCGCCCCGACCAGGGACGCGATCCCGGTGGCGTTGGCCAGCAGCATCGGGTTCAGCGCGTCGAACCGGATCCCGTCGGCCGGGTGCAGCACCATGACGCTGTCCAGCACCAGAACCAGCACGAGTTCAGCGTTGATCAGCACCGCGAGGATTTTCGCGTTGGTGCGGATCTTCAGCTGGCCGAGCCCGAACAGCGCCGCCCACCCGGCCAACGCCCAGAAAGCCCACCATCCGGCAACCCCGAACGCGCTGAACATCGCGACCGCGGCCACCCCGAACAGGCCGAACAGGCCGATTTGGATCGCAAAATAGGCCACCAACGCGATCGCCGCCGTGGCGGCAGCCAAGGGCTGGCCGAGGCCCGCAGCGACGTAGGAGTAGAACGCGCCAGGGTTTGGTAGGTGTCGGGCCATCGCTGCGACACCGACCGCGAACACCGCGAGCACCGCGGCGGCGAGCAGGTACCCGACGGGGGTGCCCAACTGCTGGATCTGCCCGAATCCCAGCGACTGCCCGCCGACAATGACCGTCAGCGGTGTCACGGCAGCGATGCCGTACAGCACCAGCGGTCCGACACCCAACCGCGACCGGCGTAGGCCGGCGTAGAGGGAAGGCGGTCGTCGACGCGGCATGAGTGCTCCAAGATGAGAAGGGTGACGAGGGGCGAGCGTTCAGCTGAGGGGAAGGACTAGGCGGCGGCTATCAACCGCAAGGAGATGCACGCGGCCTCCGCCAGGCAGCCGTATTGGGCTGCGGCGGCCTGCTCATGGGTGAAAGCCCGCTCGATTAGATCGGGAGTAAACACTTGTTTCGACATAATCGGGGTGAAAGTAGTGTGCAAGAATCCAGCTCCGCTGGCGTGGTGCAGCAAGGTGAGCAGGAACCGCTGATGGTTGGTCAACCGGTGTCCGCTGACAACGCTGTTGATCAGGTCAGCCTCGACCGACGCGGGCGCCAGGTCGCCTTCACGCCGCACGGTCACCCGGCGAAACCCGGATCTCCTCGTCACCGCTAATCCGGATGTGATCAGCCGCTCAGCTACTCGGCCACGGATATCTGAGGCCAGAGCGTCGATGACATCCACCGGACTCAGTCGTGGAGCCTCCAGCAGTTGATCGCGGACGGCCGCCAACAGCCGATCGTCGGCAACCGACCTGCCCTTATTGGCAACAACCCGATCCGGCTCGACCTTGATGGCATCAAGCTCGAGCAGTTCCGCCAGAGTCGACGCCGCGATGATCCGGTCGGCGGCCCGCCGGGAACCCTTGAGCGCACCAGTGACGTCGTGATGGACGAGCCAGTACGCGTCGTGGGCCAGTGCGCCCAAGCTCTCCGCTTGGCCGAGATACTTGCTTGTGCGCTCCACTATGGACAGTTTTGGCGCGTTTGAAGTCATGCCAGGGGTCCTCGACGTGGTTGTGAACGAACAGACTTCAGGTCGACAGGCGTTGATCTGTCGACGGGCGGCGCGTGCCGGAACGTGATGATCTGGCGATCGGACATCTGTACGCGTGCCCAGTGGGCTGCCGATGCCGCGCCGCACGATTTCTGGGGGCGTCGGCGGCGGTCGGAGGCACACCTGAAAGGTGGCAGCCCCACCGGAGCTATTCCCGCTGCGCCGGGTCCACGACGCGGGCGCCGGGTGGCAGGATCAGCGCGTCGAGCGTGCCGTGCGTGCTGCCGCAATGGCGACAGCACGCACGGACGGCGTCCGGGTACGTCTGCTCGGATGGTTCATAGCCGTGCGGCAAGTAGCGCACTTCCTCGGCGACACCCACCGAGTTCTGATGGAACTGGAAGCAGTCGTGCCGCCGGCCATTCGGGTGTAGCCGGGCCAGCTCCG carries:
- a CDS encoding APC family permease, whose product is MTGPVTLARRTMGAGALIGVAAVASSPQTVLNGGIPATYAQSGVQGVPLSFVIVTLVLALLGVGYVAVSRHVPHGAPFYAQLARGLGPGWGLAAAGVALLGYNTLQISLYALLGTSIAAMTGIGSWWMWAAAGWLIVLLLGQYPGAANAKLFGVLLACEVGIVLAFDVAALANPAQGITFDGFVPSELFVAGGGAGALVFAVAAFAGAESLPAFGDEARSTLTIVIATFAAYGLLGGLYALTSWAYAAVVGPTRLEAGAAVDEPMTILANTWGPGIGGLGTLLLVTSVLAAMSAFHGIVARYLFALADDGVLPTALASITPGAKGGAPRGGSLTQAAISGVVLGGFVISGIDPMTVMFVWLSSIGAVCILGLLMLSSWSAISFFGKGAGRESVWVRQLLPGAGGVTGVLTLVFVLSNLPMMLGLPDGSPLPLLIGGPLLAVIVTVFVARGRSLKQHRPEVYAQLGHRQVDPLQVRDPRIVGLKL
- a CDS encoding GNAT family N-acetyltransferase, whose amino-acid sequence is MIAMNGLANLVLRDAHPLDRPAAAEVLTAAFGNSPVVCWAEPDPAARAAQLGPYFAAMVALAAETGTVHLAITDNRIVGVALWYPRTTAGLKAHEVLDAQSLEAGPESLRRLGRLEQLLHARRPQEPHHYLAYLGVAPGDQSKGIGTALVIKHHKTLRVAGTPAYLEANDPRNRALYARLGYTDHGTPITGHGGPPVYPMQRTFAP
- a CDS encoding APC family permease; its protein translation is MLYGIAAVTPLTVIVGGQSLGFGQIQQLGTPVGYLLAAAVLAVFAVGVAAMARHLPNPGAFYSYVAAGLGQPLAAATAAIALVAYFAIQIGLFGLFGVAAVAMFSAFGVAGWWAFWALAGWAALFGLGQLKIRTNAKILAVLINAELVLVLVLDSVMVLHPADGIRFDALNPMLLANATGIASLVGAITGLVGFEVPLAFAPLAVDPRTTVRRAIGWILLIVALLYGGSAWAMTVIAGPDRIIGIAAQHPSDLFFYLAAPHVPVVVMTAALVLFTTSLFAAILAFHSTIGRYTLTLAREGVLPSWLAITRSDDVPAAASLTQSTIAFVVLVAAGLLGLDPVQDLFFFGTTAGGLGVLIMMCLTGAAVIRYFRHNPHGETLWQRRIAPLTSTVLLTVIAAVCVAFFGDLLGTTNPVKIWSAPLVYATVASAGICWALHLRRHRPHVYAVIGLGDRSRAQPDAIPIGQGRQSDPKSSPSPSPVNR
- a CDS encoding GPP34 family phosphoprotein, which encodes MTSNAPKLSIVERTSKYLGQAESLGALAHDAYWLVHHDVTGALKGSRRAADRIIAASTLAELLELDAIKVEPDRVVANKGRSVADDRLLAAVRDQLLEAPRLSPVDVIDALASDIRGRVAERLITSGLAVTRRSGFRRVTVRREGDLAPASVEADLINSVVSGHRLTNHQRFLLTLLHHASGAGFLHTTFTPIMSKQVFTPDLIERAFTHEQAAAAQYGCLAEAACISLRLIAAA